A region of Panicum virgatum strain AP13 chromosome 8N, P.virgatum_v5, whole genome shotgun sequence DNA encodes the following proteins:
- the LOC120685674 gene encoding ADP-ribosylation factor-like protein 5 translates to MGAWMSRVWFLMFPAREYKLVVVGLDNAGKTTTLYKLHLGEAVTAAPTIGSNVEEVVFKNLRFEVWDLGGQESLRTSWATYYRGTHAVIIVIDSTDRARINIIKDELFRLLQHADLEGAVVLVFANKQDLKDAMSPAEITDALSLHSIKNHDWHIQASCAITGEGLYDGLGWIAQKVTGKATAS, encoded by the exons ATGGGCGCGTGGATGTCGCGCGTGTGGTTCCTGATGTTCCCGGCGCGGGAGTACAAGCTCGTCGTGGTGGGGCTCGACAACGCGGGCAAGACCACCACGCTCTACAAGCTCCACCTCGGCGAGGCCGTCACCGCCGCGCCCACCATCGGCAGCAACGTCGAGGAGGTCGTCTTCAAGAACCTGCGCTTCGAG GTGTGGGATCTAGGTGGACAAGAGAGCCTACGAACTTCATGGGCAACATACTACCGAGGAACTCATGCTGTCATCATAGTAATTGACAGCACCGACCGCGCTCGGATCAACATCATCAAGGACGAGCTCTTCCGGTTGCTCCAACACGCAGATCTGGAGGGTGCAGTGGTTCTCGTGTTCGCGAACAAGCAGGACCTCAAGGACGCCATGTCCCCCGCCGAGATCACCGATGCCCTCTCCCTCCACAGCATAAAGAACCATGACTGGCACATCCAGGCCTCGTGCGCCATCACCGGTGAGGGCCTGTACGACGGCCTGGGTTGGATCGCCCAGAAAGTCACTGGCAAGGCGACAGCAAGCTGA
- the LOC120685758 gene encoding protein RNA-directed DNA methylation 3-like — protein MAASHAASVSPAAAPRLSLLLGRRRNARVRAAASAGGGAGGGSYLDMWRKAVERERRSAELARRLQSPAPAEAEAAVAPPVEVVERRTARFEDLLRVPREERDRVQRRQVIDRAAAALAAARAVLKEPPPAPAPAPASSPPPSPPPTPPQRAESAKVGSAGGSAAKGSDRGSTTSAPAPVSQSGEVPESGGSSSYKQESSKLGTPGPDFWSWLPPVRDSSKPSESGIGLKPSKKVDPVSRQPDLLEKEQSADYLSLPFETAFSEKKEDRSLPPFQSFAEPENVDSKADLAADAKETFEEQFSKNAAEAARALSESDGKSTHGIRPDGSMWWKETGVEQRPDGVVCKWTVLRGVSADGAVEWEDKYWEASDRFDHKELGSEKSGRDAAGNVWREYWKESMWQDYTCGVMHMEKTADKWGQNGKGEQWQEQWFEHYDSTGKAEKWADKWCSLDPNTPLDVGHAHVWHERWGETYDGSGGSTKYTDKWAERSEGDGWSKWGDKWDEHFDPNGHGIKQGETWWAGKYGDRWNRTWGEQHNGSGWVHKYGRSSGGEHWDTHVPQETWYERFPHFGFYHCFENSVQLRSVKRQTPPRK, from the exons ATGGCGGCATCCCACGCCGCATCCgtgtccccggccgccgccccgcgcctctCCCTgctcctcggccgccgccgcaatgcCCGCGTCcgcgcggccgcctccgccggcggcggcgccggcgggggctcGTACCTGGACATGTGGAggaaggcggtggagcgggagCGGCGGTCGGCGGAGCTCGCGCGCAGGCTCCAGTCGCCCGCCCccgccgaggcggaggcggccgttGCCCCGCCGGTCGAGGTCGTGGAGAGGCGGACGGCCCGGTTCGAGGACCTGCTGCGGGTGCCGCGGGAGGAGCGCGACCGCGTGCAGCGCCGCCAGGTCATCgaccgcgccgcggccgcgctcgccgccgcgcgagccgTGCTCAAGGAGCCGCCtcccgccccggccccggccccggcctcgtcgccgccgccgtccccgcccccGACACCGCCGCAGAGGGCGGAGAGTGCCAAGGTGGGATCGGCTGGGGGCAGCGCCGCGAAGGGATCGGATCGGGGCTCCAcgacgtcggcgccggcgccggtgtcgcAGTCGGGGGAAG TACCAGAATCTGGGGGTTCATCTTCTTACAAGCAGGAAAGTTCCAAGCTTGGTACTCCAGGTCCAGATTTCTGGTCTTGGTTACCACCAGTGCGAGATAGCAGTAAACCTAGCGAAAGCGGTATTGGTTTGAAGCCGTCCAAGAAAGTGGATCCTGTTTCCCGTCAGCCTGATCTGTTGGAAAAGGAACAGTCCGCGGACTATTTATCACTCCCTTTTGAAACCGCCTTCTCTGAGAAGAAGGAAGATCGATCTCTTCCTCCCTTCCAGTCATTTGCTGAGCCTGAGAATGTGGATTCCAAGGCTGATCTAGCTGCCGATGCAAAGGAGACATTTGAAGAACAGTTCTCGAAGAATGCAGCTGAGGCAGCTAGAGCTCTTAGTGAAAGTGATGGTAAATCAACCCATGGGATACGTCCTGATGGTTCAATGTGGTGGAAGGAAACAGGTGTAGAACAAAGGCCTGATGGTGTAGTTTGCAAGTGGACCGTTCTTAGAGGAGTCAGTGCTGACGGTGCTGTTGAATGGGAAGACAAGTATTGGGAGGCTTCAGACCGGTTTGATCATAAAGAATTGGGTTCTGAGAAGTCGGGGCGTGATGCTGCAGGCAATGTTTGGCGGGAATACTGGAAGGAGTCAATGTGGCAG GATTACACCTGTGGGGTTATGCATATGGAGAAGACTGCAGATAAGTGGGGACAAAATGGGAAAGGGGAGCAGTGGcaagagcaatggtttgagcaTTATGATTCAACTGGTAAAGCTGAAAAATGGGCTGATAAATGGTGCAGCTTGGATCCAAATACACCACTGGATGTTGGGCATGCTCATGTTTGGCATGAAAG GTGGGGCGAGACGTACGACGGCAGCGGTGGAAGCACCAAGTACACTGACAAGTGGGCTGAGCGGTCAGAGGGCGATGGGTGGTCCAAGTGGGGCGACAAGTGGGATGAGCACTTTGACCCGAACGGCCATGGAATCAAGCAGGGGGAGACATGGTGGGCGGGCAAGTATGGGGACCGGTGGAACCGCACCTGGGGTGAGCAGCACAACGGATCTGGATGGGTGCATAAGTACgggcgcagcagcggcggcgagcactGGGACACACATGTCCCTCAGGAGACATGGTACGAGCGGTTTCCGCATTTCGGGTTCTACCACTGCTTTGAGAACTCGGTGCAGCTCCGGTCGGTGAAGAGGCAGACACCGCCCCGGAAATGA
- the LOC120685078 gene encoding protein Rf1, mitochondrial-like, whose protein sequence is MRDPEADAGPPVRLSAGPLAAVPTAPSVGMSRRAHDRCLELERIITGRFLVASPASVRAFNQLLTAVSRAQGRSSSTSALVVSLFNRMVRARASPNKVAVAPDLHTYNIIICSFCSMGCLDLSFATFGLVIKTGFRVDATVISPLLKGLCDRKRMREAMDVLLRRMTEFGCTPDVFSYSIILKGFCNERRAEEALELLHMMADDGGGSCPPNVVSYNTVINGLFRDGHVDRAYNLFCEMDDRGILPTVVTYIIVIDGLCKAQAVDKAEGILQQMIHKGVKPDNQTYNCLIHGYCSSGQGKEVVRMLKEVSAHGHKPDVVTCSLLLDYHCKSGRCTESRKIFDSMIEKGTKPNVTTYNTLLNEYATKGALSDMHGLLDLMAGNDISPDHYTFNIVLWAYANGGMIDEAMHIFVQMRQQGLSPDVVSYGAIIDALCKLGRVDEAVLKFNQMIYEGMTPGIVVFSSLVYGLCTIDKWDKADELFSEMLNQGIHPNATIFTKIMHDLCNRGRVAEAQSLLDLMVRVGVRPDVISFNTLIDGYCLAGRMKEFMKLLDDMVRVGLKPNVVSYNTLLHGYCRAGRTGDAVRLFRVMLSNEVKPEIVTYSIVLHSLFQSGKFSEAKELYLNMVNSGIQLNLYTYNVILNGLCKNKCVDEAFKIFQSLCSKGFQLDIITFNIMIDALLKTGRKEDAIDMFAAISAHGLVPNVGTYCVMIQNLIKEGLLEESGNLFLAMEKSGCAPDSYMLNSLVRRLLHRGEIMRAGAYLSKIDEMNFSLEASTTSFLISVFSREEYQHQMMSLPKKYHFLVDVKK, encoded by the coding sequence ATGCGCGACCCGGAGGCCGATGCAGGGCCGCCGGTCCGTCTCTCCGCCGGGCCGCTAGCCGCTGTGCCCACTGCCCCGTCCGTCGGCATGTCCCGACGCGCGCACGACCGATGCTTGGAGCTGGAGCGCATCATTACTGGCCGCTTCCTGGTCGCCAGTCCCGCCTCGGTTCGCGCCTTCAACCAGCTCCTCACCGCCGTCTCTCGCGCCCAGGGAAGGAGCTCCTCAACCTCTGCGCTCGTCGTCTCCCTCTTCAACCGGATGGTCCGTGCCCGTGCCTCCCCAAATAAGGTAGCTGTAGCTCCCGACCTGCACACCTACAACATCATCATCTGCAGCTTCTGTAGCATGGGCTGCCTTGATCTCAGTTTCGCCACCTTTGGTCTCGTCATTAAGACGGGTTTTAGGGTGGATGCCACAGTCATCAGTCCGCTTCTCAAAGGTCTCTGTGACCGGAAGAGGATGCGCGAGGCAATGGACGTGTTGCTCCGACGAATGACTGAGTTTGGCTGCACGCCGGATGTATTTTCATACAGCATAATCCTCAAGGGTTTCTGCAATGAAAGGAGAGCTGAGGAGGCACTTGAGCTGCTCCACATGATGGCAGATGATGGAGGTGGTAGCTGCCCACCAAATGTTGTGTCGTACAACACCGTCATCAATGGCTTATTTAGAGATGGCCATGTGGACAGAGCTTACAACCTATTTTGTGAAATGGATGATAGGGGGATTTTGCCGACTGTTGTGACCTACATCATAGTCATTGACGGCCTGTGCAAAGCTCAAGCGGTTGACAAGGCCGAGGGCATCCTTCAGCAGATGATTCACAAAGGCGTCAAGCCAGACAATCAGACATATAATTGTCTAATCCATGGATATTGCTCTTCAGGACAAGGGAAAGAGGTGGTTCGAATGCTCAAAGAAGTGTCCGCACATGGTCATAAACCAGATGTTGTCACTTGTAGTTTGCTACTGGATTATCATTGCAAGAGTGGAAGATGCACAGAGTCTAGAAAGATTTTTGATTCTATGATTGAAAAGGGAACAAAACCTAATGTAACTACATATAATACTCTGCTTAATGAGTATGCTACCAAAGGAGCTCTTTCTGATATGCATGGTCTCTTGGATTTGATGGCAGGAAATGATATTTCACCTGATCATTATACCTTTAACATAGTTCTCTGGGCATATGCTAATGGTGGTATGATAGATGAGGCAATGCATATATTTGTCCAAATGAGACAGCAAGGGTTGAGTCCTGATGTAGTTAGCTATGGAGCAATTATAGATGCACTTTGCAAGTTGGGAAGAGTGGATGAGGCTGTGCTTAAATTCAATCAGATGATCTATGAAGGGATGACTCCTGGTATCGTTGTTTTTAGCTCACTAGTTTATGGACTGTGCACTATTGACAAATGGGACAAGGCTGACGAATTATTTTCTGAAATGCTGaatcaagggatccatcccaATGCCACGATCTTCACCAAAATAATGCATGACCTTTGCAATAGAGGACGGGTTGCGGAAGCTCAGAGTCTCCTTGACTTGATGGTACGTGTAGGTGTGAGGCCTGATGTTATCTCGTTTAATACATTAATAGATGGCTACTGCTTAGCTGGTAGGATGAAGGAATTTATGAAGTTACTTGATGATATGGTCCGAGTTGGCTTGAAACCAAATGTCGTTTCTTATAATACTTTGCTTCATGGCTATTGTAGAGCTGGCAGGACAGGTGATGCAGTTAGACTATTCAGAGTAATGTTAAGCAATGAAGTTAAGCCTGAAATTGTCACTTACAGCATTGTACTTCATAGTTTATTTCAGTCTGGGAAGTTTTCTGAAGCAAAAGAACTCTATCTCAATATGGTCAATAGTGGAATACAGCTCAACCTTTACACGTACAACGTAATTCTGAatggtctttgcaaaaataaatGTGTTGATGAGGCATTTAAAATATTTCAGAGTCTATGTTCTAAGGGTTTTCAACTTGACATCATTACCTTCAACATTATGATTGATGCTTTGCTAAAAACTGGCAGAAAGGAAGATGCTATAGATATGTTCGCTGCTATCTCTGCCCATGGTTTAGTTCCAAATGTTGGGACCTATTGCGTAATGATACAAAATCTCATAAAAGAAGGGTTGCTAGAAGAGTCCGGCAATCTATTTTTAGCAATGGAAAAGAGTGGATGCGCTCCAGACTCATATATGTTAAATTCTCTTGTTAGGAGGCTGTTGCATAGAGGTGAGATAATGAGGGCTGGGGCTTACCTCTCCAAAATTGATGAGATGAACTTCTCACTTGAGGCATCCACTACTTCCTTTCTAATATCAGTTTTCTCAAGGGAGGAGTATCAGCACCAAATGATGTCCCTGCCTAAAAAGTATCATTTTCTTGTGGATGTCAAGAAATGA